TGGTAGTCGTGCACCCACACCGTGCCGTCCTGCGCCACGGCGGCGGCAGCGGCGTCGGCGAAGCGGCGGTTCACGGCGACGTAGGCGTCCCACCACTCGCGGTGGTACTGGGGCGGCGCGATGACGTCGTGGTAGAGCGGCCAGATCGTGTCGTTGGAGAAGCCCTCGTAGTACTCGGCGATCTCCTGCTCGCTCAGCGCGATCGGGATCAGCCGGAGGCCGCCGGACGTGAACGGCTTGAGCTCGAGATCAGCCTGCCCGGGCCAGCCGACCCAGGCGCCGTTGACGCCCTGCATCACGGGCTCGAGAGCGGCGACCAGGCCGCCGGGAGACGTGCGCCACACCTCTTCGCCATCGGGACCGGGGACACGGTCGACGGGAAGCCTGTTGGCGACCACGACGAAATCTGCGGCGGCCATGCGGACTCCTCACGACAGGGGAACGGATGTCCCCAGGCTACCGAGGTTGCGAGGCTGCTTCCGCCACGGCGTCAGGCGGCGACGCGCACGGCACGCGGCGTCGTGCGACTGAGGAACCAGTTGGCGAGTCCGGCGACGAACACGAGGGCCGCCGCGATCATCGGGATCAGCAGGGCCGGGGCCGTGCCGACCCCCTCGGCGATCTCCCCGGTCGTCGCGGCACCCAGGGACTGCCCCACGACGACCCCGGAGCCGAGCATCGTCATGACGGTCGCCGAGCGGCCGAGCGGACTGCGGGCGGCGCCGAAGCTGTACTGGGTGACGAGTGTCGGTCCGATGCCGATCCCCATGATGGCGAGCGCGACCATCATCGTGCCCGGCGAATCCACGAACACGAGCAGCACGGTGCCGGCGAGCAGGATGCCGGAGAACACCAGCCACCGCGCGCGCAGGGTGAACGCGGGCGGCAGCCAGGCGACGCCGAGCGCGAGGATCGCGGAGCCGACGCCCATCACGCCGTACAGGAGTCCGGCCTGCTCCGGCGCGCCGCGGTCGGCCATGAAGGACGTGAGCGCGGTCAGCATCGCGCCGAAGAAGACCCCCACTCCGAGGATGCCGAGCACGACGATGAGGAGCTGCGGACGGAAGAGCTCCGAGACGGCGGACGGCGCCTTGCCGTCGGCGTCGCGCTCCTGCGAGACGTGGCGGCCGCTCGGATGCAGGGCGAACGCGCCGACGAACAGCACGGTGAGGGCCGCGGCTCCGGCCAGGGGCGCCCAGGGCGCGAGCGCCGAGGCGAGGACGCCGACAAGGAAGGGCCCGAAGACGAAGACGGTCTCGTCCGCCGCGGACTCGTAGGCCATCGTGCCGGAGAGGGTGCGCGCCTGCCGGGCATCCGGCATCCGCTCGCGGATGATCGTGACCAGACGTGAGCGGGACAGCGGCGCGACCTGCGGTGCCGTCGCGCCGATGCCCGCCGCCGCCAACAGCACGAAGCCGTCCGCCGCGCTGCCGTAGACGACCAGGGTGAAGACCACGAGCATCGCGCCGTTCGCCAGCGCGAGTGCGAGGAGCACGCCGCGCTGCCCCCAGCGGTCGGCCGCCGCTCCGAGCAGCGGGCCGAAGCACGCCGTCCCGAGCCCCACGGCGGCGGAGGTGAGCCCGCCGAGCGAGAGCGACCCCCGCGCCGAGACGACGACGGTGAGCACCCCGACGACCATCATCGCGAACGGCAGTCGCGCGATGAAGGCGATCAGGAAGTACGGGAGCCCTGCCAGGCGGAAGAGGCTGGGCTCGTC
This genomic interval from Microbacterium sp. LWH11-1.2 contains the following:
- a CDS encoding MFS transporter; translated protein: MTHASPHTTTLRSDEPSLFRLAGLPYFLIAFIARLPFAMMVVGVLTVVVSARGSLSLGGLTSAAVGLGTACFGPLLGAAADRWGQRGVLLALALANGAMLVVFTLVVYGSAADGFVLLAAAGIGATAPQVAPLSRSRLVTIIRERMPDARQARTLSGTMAYESAADETVFVFGPFLVGVLASALAPWAPLAGAAALTVLFVGAFALHPSGRHVSQERDADGKAPSAVSELFRPQLLIVVLGILGVGVFFGAMLTALTSFMADRGAPEQAGLLYGVMGVGSAILALGVAWLPPAFTLRARWLVFSGILLAGTVLLVFVDSPGTMMVALAIMGIGIGPTLVTQYSFGAARSPLGRSATVMTMLGSGVVVGQSLGAATTGEIAEGVGTAPALLIPMIAAALVFVAGLANWFLSRTTPRAVRVAA